The following proteins come from a genomic window of Paenibacillus sp. CAA11:
- a CDS encoding glycoside hydrolase family 2 TIM barrel-domain containing protein, producing the protein MSQKIRFNDGWEFAKSGLETLDLSDLTFEPVDVPHDWLIYNTLDLYEDSIGWYKKTFTYTESNQEVLLAFDGVYMDSSLYVNGRWMGEWKYGYSSFEHEITEALASGENEILLKVVHQSPNSRWYSGAGIYRSVWLKTRSHSHIVTDGIYISTARADEDWQVDIQTELQLDQNAQVSHTLMYKGNIIQSSSERVTADADSEILNLQKLTVSHPHLWSTEEPHLYTLVTELRVAEQETDDLISGVIIDTVTQSVGFREILLTPDTGLFLNGKPMKLKGVCEHHDLGALGAAFNKDALKRRFRILQEMGVNAIRTAHNMPAPELMDLADEMGLLVVSEAFDMWERSKTTYDYARFFKEWSSADVKSWVKRDRNHPSLLMWSIGNEIYDTHASERGQEVTRMLMEEVLKHDPKQNARVTIGSNYMPWENAQKCADIVKVAGYNYAEKYYSQHHSEHPDWIIYGSETASVVQSRGVYHFPLEQSILSDDDEQCSALGNSSTSWGAKSAEACILAERDTPFSLGQFLWSGFDYLGEPTPYHTKNSYFGQIDTATFPKDSYFIYQAEWTDYRQQPMVHLFPYWDFNPGQMIDVRICSNAPRVELICNGTVIGSHEIDHAKGQQLVGWWKIPYQEGEIKAIAYDEKGDVIATDIRTSFKDAARIKLMPDKEHLIASGTDLIFVEISMVDEEGRLVENANNRVLVEVTGAGRLIGLDNGDSTDYDPYKGISRRLFSGKLMAIVASGTAPGTIRMKVSSQGMESQEQEFDALPCASEELRGTSTLMSNQEMPCVTGTSDEIPLRKLELFSRSGQHLNESKSEIEVEAKLHPHNTSYTEVEWSIVNDAGIPSNLAEVEGDGHLARIKALGDGQFRVRCTSRNGTDKIKLISELEFQVTGIGTAGKDPYNFISAGLYDYSFGEISNGNERGVATSRDGETRVGYRNLDFGPHGSGEITIPIFALSSEPYPLQIWEGMPGEEGSQLLAEAVYQKKSKWNVYQEATFRLKKRLRGVTSICFVLWQKIHIKGFYFSRQNRAFEQNAAADCNRIYGDTYNIAETRVEGIGNNVSLEIKQMDFRTEGASRLLVYGHSPIDKNTVHVRFSGQDGESQQLIEFTQTSGYELKEFSLNKVIGNQDVTFIFLPGSQFNFGWFQFGK; encoded by the coding sequence GTGAGTCAGAAGATAAGGTTTAATGATGGCTGGGAGTTTGCCAAAAGCGGTCTGGAGACTTTAGATCTATCGGATTTAACCTTTGAACCGGTAGATGTTCCCCATGATTGGCTGATCTACAATACCCTTGATCTCTATGAAGATAGCATTGGCTGGTACAAAAAGACGTTTACTTATACGGAAAGTAATCAGGAGGTCTTGCTAGCCTTCGATGGGGTTTATATGGATTCTTCATTGTATGTGAACGGGCGGTGGATGGGGGAATGGAAGTACGGATATTCTTCCTTCGAGCATGAGATTACAGAAGCGCTTGCATCTGGGGAGAACGAAATTCTTCTTAAGGTGGTACATCAAAGTCCGAACAGCAGGTGGTACTCCGGTGCGGGGATTTACCGCAGTGTATGGTTGAAGACCCGAAGCCACAGCCATATCGTAACAGATGGCATCTATATCTCTACTGCGCGGGCCGATGAGGACTGGCAAGTGGACATTCAGACGGAATTGCAGCTTGATCAGAATGCGCAAGTTTCCCACACTTTGATGTACAAGGGCAATATCATTCAATCGAGTTCGGAGCGGGTCACAGCAGATGCCGATTCTGAGATATTGAATTTGCAAAAGCTTACAGTCTCTCATCCGCATCTATGGAGTACTGAAGAGCCTCATTTATATACGCTTGTTACAGAATTGCGCGTGGCAGAGCAGGAAACGGATGATTTAATTTCCGGCGTGATCATAGACACCGTGACTCAATCTGTCGGTTTCCGGGAAATACTCTTAACTCCCGATACAGGCCTATTTTTGAACGGGAAGCCAATGAAGTTAAAGGGTGTCTGTGAACATCATGATCTAGGCGCTCTGGGGGCTGCCTTTAATAAGGATGCCTTGAAACGGAGATTTCGGATATTGCAGGAGATGGGCGTTAACGCGATCCGGACGGCACATAATATGCCGGCACCCGAGTTGATGGACCTGGCTGATGAGATGGGGCTTCTGGTTGTATCCGAGGCTTTTGACATGTGGGAAAGATCTAAAACAACCTATGATTACGCTCGCTTCTTCAAGGAATGGTCATCTGCGGATGTAAAGAGCTGGGTCAAGAGAGACCGGAATCATCCTAGCCTCCTTATGTGGAGCATCGGCAATGAAATCTACGATACCCATGCTAGCGAGAGAGGGCAGGAAGTAACCCGGATGCTGATGGAGGAAGTGCTCAAGCACGATCCTAAGCAGAATGCCCGGGTCACCATCGGCTCTAATTACATGCCTTGGGAGAACGCGCAGAAATGCGCGGATATCGTAAAGGTTGCGGGCTATAATTATGCGGAAAAATACTACTCTCAGCACCATTCCGAGCACCCGGACTGGATCATCTATGGCAGTGAAACCGCTTCGGTCGTGCAGAGCCGGGGAGTGTACCATTTCCCGCTGGAGCAGTCTATTCTATCCGATGATGATGAGCAGTGCTCCGCGCTCGGGAACAGCTCTACCAGCTGGGGAGCGAAATCTGCTGAAGCCTGTATTTTGGCTGAAAGAGACACCCCTTTCTCCTTAGGACAATTCTTGTGGAGCGGGTTTGACTATTTAGGCGAACCCACCCCCTACCATACTAAAAATTCTTATTTCGGACAGATTGATACAGCGACTTTCCCAAAAGATTCTTACTTTATCTATCAGGCGGAATGGACGGATTACAGGCAGCAGCCAATGGTTCATTTGTTTCCTTACTGGGACTTTAACCCAGGACAAATGATTGATGTCCGCATCTGTTCGAACGCTCCCCGTGTTGAACTGATATGCAACGGTACTGTAATTGGAAGCCACGAAATTGATCACGCAAAGGGCCAACAGCTGGTCGGATGGTGGAAAATCCCCTATCAGGAAGGTGAGATTAAGGCCATTGCCTATGATGAGAAGGGAGATGTAATCGCGACAGATATCCGCACCTCGTTCAAGGATGCGGCACGGATCAAGCTTATGCCCGATAAGGAGCATCTGATCGCGAGCGGAACGGATCTTATTTTCGTCGAAATCAGCATGGTGGATGAAGAAGGCCGCCTGGTTGAGAACGCAAATAACAGGGTGCTCGTTGAGGTAACGGGAGCAGGCCGGCTCATTGGACTAGATAACGGTGACAGTACCGATTACGATCCATATAAAGGAATTAGCCGAAGACTATTCAGCGGAAAACTCATGGCGATCGTTGCGTCGGGTACAGCGCCAGGCACCATCCGGATGAAGGTCAGCTCACAGGGGATGGAAAGCCAGGAGCAGGAATTTGATGCATTACCTTGTGCGTCCGAAGAGCTGCGGGGAACCTCCACGCTGATGAGCAACCAGGAAATGCCGTGCGTCACTGGCACCTCTGATGAAATTCCGCTGCGCAAGCTGGAACTATTCAGCCGCTCAGGTCAGCACTTGAACGAATCGAAGTCCGAAATTGAGGTGGAAGCCAAGCTGCATCCTCATAATACCTCTTACACAGAAGTGGAATGGAGCATTGTGAATGATGCCGGAATTCCTTCGAATCTTGCTGAAGTTGAAGGAGACGGACATTTAGCACGCATTAAAGCTTTAGGAGACGGTCAATTCCGTGTTCGGTGCACCAGTAGGAATGGTACGGACAAGATCAAGCTGATCTCTGAGCTGGAGTTCCAAGTTACAGGAATCGGTACAGCGGGTAAGGACCCCTACAATTTTATCTCCGCCGGACTATACGATTATAGCTTTGGGGAAATTAGCAACGGTAATGAAAGAGGTGTCGCTACGAGCAGGGACGGCGAAACCCGGGTTGGTTACCGGAATTTAGATTTCGGACCTCATGGCTCTGGTGAAATCACAATTCCTATCTTTGCGTTATCCAGCGAACCTTATCCGCTGCAAATCTGGGAAGGCATGCCTGGAGAAGAAGGCAGTCAGTTGCTTGCAGAGGCCGTTTATCAGAAAAAGTCGAAATGGAATGTATACCAGGAAGCCACGTTCCGTCTAAAGAAGAGACTCAGAGGCGTGACTTCGATTTGCTTTGTATTATGGCAGAAAATCCATATCAAAGGGTTCTATTTCAGCCGCCAGAATAGGGCCTTTGAACAGAATGCAGCGGCAGATTGTAACCGCATTTACGGGGATACGTACAATATCGCGGAAACCCGCGTGGAGGGGATCGGCAACAATGTGTCGCTCGAAATCAAGCAGATGGATTTTAGGACAGAAGGTGCTTCAAGACTACTTGTTTATGGACACTCGCCGATCGACAAGAACACCGTTCATGTTCGATTCTCCGGTCAAGATGGCGAAAGTCAGCAGCTGATCGAATTTACTCAAACCAGCGGGTACGAATTGAAGGAATTCTCACTGAACAAGGTGATCGGCAATCAGGATGTGACGTTTATTTTTCTGCCGGGCAGCCAATTTAATTTTGGCTGGTTCCAGTTCGGAAAATAA
- a CDS encoding MMPL family transporter, with protein sequence MSKFLYKLGKKAYDKPWYFISAWILILGVVIALLGINGMSVSSDMKIEGTESQKVLDKLAKELPEASGGQGSVVFTVPDGERLDTPERVQAITEAVNKVYGLDYVINPAELAAAAGSGSAQADQTAQAQAQAQAAQGGNTAGSENAAPAEMPPYGPLKVNGLPVPGVLIATDGSVALFQFQFTVQQTSLPKGVTDSVLDAVTGVEQNTDITALPSDSLKTTEAPIGTNEIFGLVIAAIVLIVTLGSIVAAGLPLVTALFGVGIGVGGAFAISSFVAMTSFTPVLALMVGLAVGIDYALFIVNRQRRLIMDQQLSAREAASRAVGTSGSAVFFAGLTVIIALCGLLVIGISFLSMMAIVASVTVLLNVLIALTMLPALLGLVGERICSRKAREKSHAKAANKEHGAANGWIKGIVKFRWPVIIAIVVILGTAAIPVAKMELGMPSGATANLDTSARQSYDAISKGFGEGYNGPLLIVAEPKDPSGKITTETLYGLVQDIQQAQNVSVVSPMGVNKDGNVAILSLIPKTGPTDTVTKDLVQELRATDSAIAQSHNVTLGVTGFTAINIDMSSKLAEVFPIYIGIIVVLSLIILLLVFRSILVPIKATVGFLLSVLATFGVTTAVFQWGWLKELFGFDTGGPLLSFIPIIVTGILYGLAMDYQVFLVSSMRESYVHGHRGRHSVVHGFNLASRVVVAAAIIMVSVFAGFIFSHDIMIKQIGFALAFGILIDAFVVRITLVPAIMALFGDKAWWLPNWLDRLLPNLDVEGDKLIAELNAGAANGSKGLPTSH encoded by the coding sequence ATGTCGAAATTTTTGTATAAGCTGGGAAAGAAGGCGTACGACAAGCCGTGGTACTTTATTAGTGCCTGGATCCTCATATTAGGTGTCGTTATTGCGCTGCTCGGCATTAATGGGATGAGTGTAAGCTCTGATATGAAAATTGAGGGGACCGAGTCTCAGAAGGTGCTGGACAAGCTGGCAAAAGAACTGCCTGAGGCCTCTGGCGGTCAAGGCAGTGTGGTGTTTACAGTCCCTGATGGGGAACGCCTGGATACCCCGGAACGTGTCCAAGCGATTACGGAAGCGGTTAACAAGGTATACGGATTAGATTATGTAATTAATCCTGCCGAATTAGCTGCTGCAGCCGGAAGCGGATCAGCACAAGCTGATCAGACAGCGCAGGCTCAAGCACAGGCTCAAGCCGCCCAGGGAGGGAATACAGCAGGGTCAGAAAACGCTGCACCAGCTGAAATGCCTCCTTACGGACCGCTTAAGGTGAATGGGTTACCTGTACCAGGTGTGTTAATAGCTACAGACGGCAGTGTTGCCCTGTTCCAATTCCAGTTCACTGTGCAGCAGACTTCACTTCCTAAAGGCGTTACGGACTCGGTTCTTGATGCCGTCACTGGAGTAGAACAGAACACAGATATTACTGCGCTGCCAAGTGATTCTCTGAAAACAACAGAAGCGCCGATTGGGACAAATGAGATCTTCGGACTGGTTATAGCGGCTATTGTCCTTATTGTAACACTCGGCTCCATCGTGGCCGCTGGATTGCCCCTTGTCACTGCGCTGTTCGGTGTGGGGATCGGCGTCGGCGGGGCATTCGCGATTTCCAGCTTCGTAGCCATGACCTCCTTCACCCCTGTACTAGCCCTTATGGTCGGTCTGGCTGTAGGCATCGACTATGCGCTCTTTATTGTGAATCGTCAGCGCCGTCTTATTATGGACCAGCAGTTATCTGCGCGTGAAGCAGCAAGCCGGGCTGTCGGCACATCGGGAAGCGCCGTCTTCTTCGCGGGTTTAACCGTCATCATCGCTTTGTGTGGACTGCTCGTCATCGGTATCTCCTTCCTGAGCATGATGGCGATCGTAGCTTCTGTAACGGTGCTGCTTAACGTTCTGATTGCACTTACCATGCTACCGGCACTGCTTGGTCTGGTGGGTGAGCGAATCTGTTCGCGTAAGGCGCGTGAGAAGAGCCATGCCAAGGCGGCGAACAAAGAACATGGCGCTGCAAATGGCTGGATTAAGGGAATCGTGAAATTCCGCTGGCCTGTGATCATCGCTATTGTTGTTATTCTAGGCACAGCAGCTATACCGGTTGCCAAGATGGAGCTGGGAATGCCTTCAGGCGCTACGGCTAACTTGGATACATCTGCGCGGCAAAGCTATGACGCAATTTCCAAAGGCTTTGGTGAAGGATATAACGGTCCGCTTCTTATTGTGGCCGAGCCGAAAGATCCTTCGGGTAAGATCACGACAGAGACGCTGTATGGTCTTGTCCAGGATATTCAGCAGGCCCAGAATGTGTCTGTCGTATCACCAATGGGTGTGAATAAGGACGGTAATGTGGCGATTCTGAGCCTAATTCCGAAAACAGGCCCGACGGATACCGTAACGAAAGATTTAGTACAGGAGCTGCGTGCTACCGATTCAGCAATAGCTCAAAGCCATAACGTAACCCTTGGGGTTACAGGATTCACAGCAATTAATATTGATATGTCGTCCAAGCTTGCGGAAGTCTTCCCGATTTATATTGGTATCATTGTCGTTCTGTCTCTGATTATTCTGTTATTGGTATTCCGGTCGATCCTTGTTCCGATCAAAGCTACAGTCGGTTTCCTGCTCAGCGTGCTCGCTACCTTCGGAGTGACAACGGCCGTCTTCCAATGGGGATGGTTGAAGGAGCTCTTTGGTTTTGATACTGGCGGACCGCTGCTGAGCTTTATTCCGATCATAGTTACGGGGATTCTTTACGGATTAGCTATGGATTATCAGGTCTTCCTCGTGTCTTCTATGCGTGAATCCTATGTCCACGGACACCGGGGCAGACATAGTGTAGTTCACGGCTTTAATCTGGCCAGCAGGGTTGTTGTAGCGGCTGCAATTATCATGGTTTCGGTATTTGCAGGCTTCATCTTCTCGCATGATATTATGATTAAGCAGATCGGTTTTGCGCTGGCCTTCGGTATTCTGATTGACGCATTCGTCGTGCGGATTACACTGGTTCCGGCAATCATGGCACTGTTTGGCGATAAAGCTTGGTGGCTGCCGAACTGGCTGGATCGCTTGCTGCCGAACCTTGATGTTGAAGGGGATAAGCTTATTGCAGAACTTAATGCCGGTGCTGCTAACGGCTCAAAAGGCTTACCGACCTCTCACTAG
- a CDS encoding MFS transporter, translating to MQLATIFLGFVVFGFSENIKGPAIPRIQLDFLLNESQIGTLLSLNALGYLIACSFTAFLTRKWGIKRVTVAAFTVMIISGVFIFFSNLYSLFSASYFLMYIGNGMLEIGLAILGARIFVKNTGMMMNLTHGFYGLSSTVAPLIASGLMRVTINGYTLDWRGMYLVMLSLSILPIIFALLSRFPGDDIKQEERVPFRILLKDPVLWLMVLILSFGVVSELAVGGWLVNFLEKSYKWDAVTASGMLSAFFVCFTLARLLLGPVTDKIGFTLSLTIFSGFSAVCTFAAILGEEAWAFLFAASGIGIAMIYPTVMAFISKRYPNGSDTAITFTVTLMGLFSVIGNYLIGGVIEGVKSLFKADSQLALLRGLQAGYGFIGLCAALCSVTGIILYVYLHKRQEVI from the coding sequence ATGCAGCTGGCTACGATATTTTTAGGGTTTGTTGTATTTGGATTTTCGGAGAATATCAAAGGTCCGGCCATTCCGCGCATACAGCTGGACTTCTTATTGAATGAATCCCAAATTGGCACCTTATTATCGCTTAATGCGCTAGGCTATTTAATTGCTTGTTCTTTTACAGCTTTCCTGACCAGGAAATGGGGAATCAAGCGAGTAACGGTTGCTGCCTTCACCGTGATGATTATTTCGGGTGTTTTCATTTTTTTCTCCAACCTGTATTCTTTGTTCTCTGCGTCTTACTTCTTGATGTATATCGGCAACGGCATGCTCGAGATCGGTTTGGCTATACTGGGGGCGCGAATTTTTGTTAAGAACACGGGAATGATGATGAATCTGACCCATGGCTTCTATGGACTCAGCTCAACCGTAGCTCCGCTTATCGCCTCAGGACTGATGAGAGTAACTATTAATGGCTATACGCTCGATTGGCGGGGAATGTATCTCGTTATGCTTTCCTTATCCATCCTGCCGATTATTTTTGCTCTCTTAAGCCGCTTTCCAGGAGATGATATTAAGCAGGAGGAACGAGTTCCGTTTAGAATACTGCTGAAAGACCCTGTATTATGGTTGATGGTGCTTATTCTCTCATTTGGCGTCGTATCGGAACTAGCCGTTGGAGGTTGGCTTGTCAACTTCCTGGAGAAATCCTATAAATGGGATGCAGTTACGGCTTCGGGGATGCTGTCTGCCTTTTTTGTCTGCTTCACACTTGCTAGGCTTCTGCTGGGACCGGTAACGGATAAAATCGGATTTACTTTATCCCTTACTATTTTCTCTGGATTCTCGGCCGTGTGCACCTTCGCTGCAATCCTTGGAGAGGAAGCTTGGGCATTTCTATTTGCTGCATCCGGGATCGGAATTGCGATGATATATCCCACAGTGATGGCCTTCATCTCCAAGAGATATCCCAATGGAAGCGATACGGCCATAACGTTCACGGTTACACTTATGGGTCTCTTCAGCGTGATCGGTAACTATCTGATTGGCGGAGTTATAGAAGGGGTCAAGAGCTTATTCAAGGCTGACTCGCAGTTGGCTCTGCTCCGCGGGCTCCAAGCTGGATATGGATTTATCGGCTTATGTGCGGCGTTATGCTCGGTTACCGGGATCATTCTATACGTTTATCTACATAAACGACAAGAAGTAATATAA
- a CDS encoding DUF2625 family protein: MHPLSVAELIDLNHHAWDEILDLFRQGANSYALFPANRESAEDTLYRLQVSTKSYLGAIALETGGVQWDSGWITLLGSGCDGIFGSLASWNGLQNPVISAADGLLVVAYDAAGGFFALDTGKFGRSGLIYYFAPDALEWESTDLQYSGFVGWLASGDLNLFYQTFRWKGWQEDIKQLEAGQVFGYYPPLWTEEGSGQTSKKAPISIKEAWNLASG, translated from the coding sequence ATGCATCCATTATCTGTTGCAGAACTAATTGACCTAAACCATCACGCCTGGGATGAGATCCTGGATCTTTTCCGCCAAGGTGCCAATTCCTATGCTCTTTTTCCTGCTAACCGTGAGTCTGCAGAAGATACTTTATATCGCTTACAGGTGAGCACGAAGTCGTATTTAGGAGCGATTGCGCTCGAGACAGGCGGGGTTCAATGGGACAGCGGCTGGATTACTTTGCTTGGTTCGGGCTGTGATGGAATCTTTGGCAGCCTGGCCTCTTGGAACGGGCTTCAGAATCCCGTGATATCAGCAGCGGATGGACTGCTTGTAGTCGCTTATGATGCGGCAGGTGGTTTTTTTGCGCTAGACACAGGCAAATTTGGACGCAGCGGACTGATTTACTATTTTGCACCGGATGCGCTGGAATGGGAATCAACAGACCTTCAATATTCCGGTTTCGTCGGTTGGCTAGCAAGTGGAGATTTGAACCTTTTCTATCAGACCTTCCGCTGGAAGGGGTGGCAAGAGGACATCAAACAGCTCGAGGCTGGACAAGTGTTTGGCTATTATCCTCCGCTCTGGACTGAAGAAGGCAGCGGACAGACAAGCAAGAAGGCACCTATTTCAATCAAAGAAGCTTGGAACCTGGCTTCGGGGTAA
- a CDS encoding VOC family protein produces MGAGRILGIAYNVIPVTNVEKSAAWFVKHFGFNIRNQREGYLSLFRDNRPILDLIQTDHPSRAVFQVQGKNRWVITFFTNDIEALHNDLKADEVKVGNISDEGKYGKFFVFEDPDGNLFDVWEHHDCELVY; encoded by the coding sequence ATGGGAGCAGGAAGAATATTGGGAATAGCCTATAATGTAATTCCGGTTACAAACGTAGAGAAATCTGCAGCATGGTTTGTGAAGCATTTTGGATTCAATATTCGGAATCAACGGGAAGGGTATTTAAGTCTTTTCCGGGATAACCGCCCAATCTTAGATTTGATTCAAACGGACCATCCATCGAGAGCAGTATTTCAAGTACAAGGGAAGAACAGATGGGTCATTACCTTTTTTACAAACGACATCGAAGCCTTACATAACGATTTGAAAGCCGACGAAGTAAAAGTAGGAAACATTAGTGATGAAGGGAAGTACGGAAAGTTCTTTGTGTTTGAAGACCCGGACGGCAACTTATTCGATGTTTGGGAACATCATGATTGTGAATTGGTGTACTGA
- a CDS encoding TetR/AcrR family transcriptional regulator, with the protein MKPQSLRDIKREATAKALANAAFELAIERGMDEFVVEDVVQRAGYSRRTFANHFSCKEEAIASAVISFSSTEEAEFEMLDKPENITPLNALQQWLKLQLTANLLWKLREIISLSKRHPSLEPYILSMFHGLQKRAQETLSSYFEGRYSEEYTYLLVGALYGALLPVLDGSLTVLLPGDSAEGHPEATTFDQYLAKTFSYLRSGF; encoded by the coding sequence ATGAAGCCACAAAGCTTGCGTGACATCAAAAGGGAAGCAACGGCCAAGGCGCTGGCAAATGCAGCGTTCGAACTAGCCATTGAACGGGGAATGGACGAGTTTGTCGTTGAAGATGTAGTCCAGCGTGCGGGTTATTCAAGAAGAACATTTGCCAATCACTTCTCCTGCAAGGAAGAGGCGATAGCATCAGCAGTCATATCGTTCAGCAGTACAGAAGAAGCAGAGTTCGAGATGCTGGATAAGCCGGAAAACATAACCCCGCTCAATGCGCTTCAGCAGTGGTTAAAATTGCAGCTTACAGCCAATTTGCTGTGGAAGCTTCGGGAGATTATTTCACTATCGAAGCGGCATCCCTCCCTGGAACCGTATATTCTCAGCATGTTCCATGGCCTCCAAAAGCGGGCTCAGGAAACCCTAAGCAGCTATTTTGAAGGCCGCTATTCAGAGGAATATACATATCTCCTGGTAGGGGCTCTGTATGGAGCATTACTGCCTGTACTTGATGGCAGTCTTACTGTACTGCTGCCCGGTGATTCGGCTGAAGGCCATCCTGAGGCTACAACATTTGATCAATATTTGGCTAAGACGTTCAGCTACTTGCGGAGCGGATTCTGA
- a CDS encoding Lsa family ABC-F type ribosomal protection protein — MSLIQVSNLTFAYDGSYDNIFENVSFQIDTNWKLGFTGRNGRGKTTFLNLLLGKYEYSGHISADVSFEYFPFQLENKEKLTMDIVEEIYPDYVHWELMRELSLLKVSDDVLYRPFESLSNGEQTKVMLAALFLKENSFLLIDEPTNHLDREARTLVSDYLNKKSGFILVSHDRAFLDNCVDHILSINKTHLEIQKGTFSDWWENKQRMDNFELAENEKLRKDIKRLSEAAKRTDGWSDEVEKTKNGTRNSGSKVDKGYIGHKAAKMMKRSKSMEQRQQSAIEEKSKLLKNIETSESLKLTQLIYLKPQLVELERVSIYYGDKQACQDISFTIERGDRIALSGQNGSGKSSIIKLINGEDIRYTGTFRKGSQLKISYVSQDTSHLKGNLSEYAQSRGIDESLFKAILRKLDFSRIQFEKDMADFSGGQKKKVLIAGSLCEQAHLLIWDEPLNFIDVISRMQIEELLLEYEPTILFVEHDREFCDTIATKQVEL, encoded by the coding sequence TTGAGAATGTCAGTTTTCAGATCGATACTAATTGGAAGCTGGGCTTCACGGGAAGAAACGGGCGGGGAAAAACGACCTTTTTGAACCTTTTGCTTGGCAAGTACGAATACAGCGGCCATATTTCCGCAGATGTCTCCTTTGAGTATTTCCCTTTCCAGCTGGAGAACAAGGAGAAGCTGACCATGGATATCGTTGAAGAAATCTATCCGGATTACGTTCACTGGGAATTGATGCGCGAGCTGTCACTGCTGAAAGTATCTGACGATGTGTTATACCGGCCGTTCGAGTCCTTATCGAATGGAGAGCAAACGAAGGTGATGCTCGCAGCTTTGTTCCTGAAGGAAAATAGCTTTCTGCTGATAGATGAACCGACCAACCACCTCGATCGGGAAGCCAGAACGCTCGTCAGCGATTATTTGAACAAAAAAAGCGGATTTATTCTGGTGTCCCATGATCGAGCCTTCCTGGACAACTGCGTAGATCACATTCTCTCCATAAATAAGACCCATCTTGAAATCCAGAAAGGAACCTTCTCGGATTGGTGGGAAAATAAACAGCGTATGGATAACTTTGAACTTGCAGAAAACGAGAAGCTTCGCAAGGACATCAAGCGTTTGTCTGAGGCGGCTAAGCGAACAGACGGCTGGTCAGATGAAGTGGAGAAGACGAAGAATGGAACAAGAAACTCCGGCTCTAAGGTGGACAAAGGCTACATCGGCCACAAGGCTGCCAAGATGATGAAACGGTCCAAGTCTATGGAACAAAGACAGCAGTCAGCGATTGAGGAAAAGTCCAAGCTTCTGAAAAATATTGAGACTTCGGAGAGCTTGAAGCTTACACAGCTCATCTACCTTAAGCCACAGCTAGTTGAGCTGGAGAGAGTCTCTATTTATTATGGGGATAAACAGGCTTGCCAGGATATCAGCTTTACGATAGAACGGGGGGACCGGATCGCGTTATCCGGACAGAACGGTTCTGGCAAATCCAGTATTATCAAACTAATTAATGGAGAGGATATCCGTTATACTGGAACATTCCGCAAGGGAAGTCAGCTGAAAATTTCCTATGTGTCACAGGACACCTCACATTTGAAAGGCAATTTGTCAGAGTATGCACAAAGCCGTGGTATTGACGAAAGCCTGTTTAAGGCGATTTTGCGGAAATTGGATTTTTCCCGGATACAATTTGAGAAGGATATGGCAGATTTCAGCGGCGGCCAGAAGAAAAAGGTGCTTATCGCGGGAAGCCTCTGCGAGCAAGCACATCTGCTCATTTGGGATGAACCGCTGAATTTTATTGATGTGATTTCCCGCATGCAGATCGAGGAGCTCTTGCTTGAATATGAGCCAACTATATTGTTTGTGGAGCATGACCGTGAATTCTGCGATACCATTGCCACCAAACAAGTTGAACTTTAA
- a CDS encoding GNAT family N-acetyltransferase, producing the protein MNSLPTILLERLTLRPFSLEDAPAVQALAGDQYVAATTLYIPHPYEDGIAEEWIRTHTANFHEGRVLELAIVHTEEQYLVGAISIALNKNFDHGELGYWIGQKYKGQGYCTEAARGIVTYAFEEMDLNRIFGRHLANNPASGKVMQKLGMQYEGRLRQHVKKWGKYEDLLHYGLLKNEYYSEKN; encoded by the coding sequence ATGAATAGCTTGCCTACAATTCTATTAGAACGATTAACATTACGGCCTTTCAGTTTAGAGGATGCACCCGCAGTTCAAGCATTAGCGGGCGATCAATATGTTGCTGCAACGACATTGTACATCCCGCATCCTTACGAGGATGGAATAGCAGAAGAATGGATTCGAACCCATACTGCTAATTTCCATGAAGGCCGGGTACTTGAGTTGGCGATTGTACATACGGAGGAACAATATTTAGTCGGCGCTATAAGCATCGCTCTAAACAAGAACTTTGATCATGGGGAACTCGGATATTGGATTGGGCAGAAGTATAAGGGTCAAGGTTATTGCACTGAGGCAGCACGAGGAATCGTAACATATGCCTTTGAAGAGATGGATTTAAATCGCATATTTGGCCGCCATCTAGCAAACAATCCTGCATCCGGGAAGGTCATGCAAAAATTAGGCATGCAGTATGAAGGACGGCTCAGACAGCATGTGAAAAAATGGGGGAAGTATGAAGATCTGCTGCACTACGGCCTATTAAAGAATGAGTACTATTCAGAAAAAAATTAA